From one Flavobacterium sp. N502536 genomic stretch:
- a CDS encoding DUF1697 domain-containing protein, with product MITHLALLRGINVSGHNMMKMEALKAMLENIGFQNVRTYLQSGNVFVDTEEESASKVGFMIKQEIFKVFGHEVPVVVITKKDLELCFENNPFLKEKDIDTKKLYVAFVSVALKNENINDLKISQFKPDEASIDGNKIFIKYAVGAGKTRFDQKYIEKKLNVTATIRNWNTVTNLLNMYS from the coding sequence ATGATAACACATTTAGCACTTTTGCGTGGTATTAATGTTTCCGGTCACAACATGATGAAAATGGAGGCTTTGAAAGCGATGTTAGAAAATATCGGCTTTCAAAATGTACGTACGTATTTACAGTCCGGCAATGTATTTGTTGATACAGAAGAAGAAAGCGCTTCTAAAGTAGGTTTCATGATCAAACAGGAAATTTTTAAGGTTTTCGGACACGAAGTTCCTGTGGTCGTTATTACTAAAAAAGATTTAGAATTGTGTTTTGAAAACAACCCATTTTTGAAAGAAAAAGATATTGATACCAAAAAACTCTATGTCGCTTTTGTTTCAGTTGCCTTAAAAAACGAAAATATAAACGATCTTAAAATTAGCCAGTTCAAGCCGGATGAAGCAAGTATCGACGGGAATAAAATTTTTATTAAGTATGCCGTTGGAGCCGGAAAAACGAGATTTGATCAAAAATATATAGAGAAAAAACTAAATGTAACAGCCACAATTAGAAACTGGAACACCGTTACTAACTTACTGAACATGTATTCTTAA
- a CDS encoding efflux RND transporter periplasmic adaptor subunit, with the protein MKVKNLVYALLIIVLGGFIAYRVVSNKKKNDESKKFGDKDTPTTVTGIIVKTSTFDNNLSLSGSIEANEQIEIRSEVSGIVEGIYFTEGTFVNKGQVLFKVNDIELKAQLRQAVTREGLAAENERRAKLLLQKEAISQEEFDVARADHASAQAQSQLIRAQIAKTSVKAPFSGKIGLRSISPGTYITPTILVAKLVNTGKLKITFSIPEKYASQVKTGSSIDFTVSGSDKVYSAKTYAIEPEVEVATRTLQVRAIADNIDGKLFPGTFADVKLPLNIIKDAIVVPSEAIIPVQSGKKVYIANNGKAKEVMVDATTRTDSSILILSGLKAGDTLITSGVMSLKNEAPVKVNVKKS; encoded by the coding sequence ATGAAAGTAAAAAACCTTGTTTACGCCCTTTTAATCATTGTATTGGGAGGATTTATTGCCTACAGAGTCGTATCGAACAAAAAGAAGAACGACGAATCAAAAAAGTTTGGAGACAAAGACACTCCTACGACTGTAACCGGAATTATTGTTAAAACTTCCACTTTCGATAATAATTTATCGTTATCAGGGTCTATTGAGGCAAACGAGCAAATCGAAATTCGGAGCGAGGTTTCGGGAATTGTGGAAGGAATTTATTTCACAGAAGGTACTTTTGTAAACAAAGGTCAGGTGCTTTTTAAAGTAAATGATATTGAACTGAAAGCGCAACTAAGACAAGCGGTAACCAGAGAAGGTCTGGCTGCTGAGAATGAAAGAAGAGCCAAACTGTTACTTCAAAAAGAAGCAATCAGTCAGGAAGAATTTGATGTTGCCAGAGCCGATCATGCGTCTGCACAGGCACAAAGTCAGTTAATCAGAGCTCAGATTGCAAAAACTTCGGTTAAAGCTCCTTTCTCAGGAAAAATCGGTTTGCGTTCTATTTCGCCGGGAACTTACATCACCCCTACTATTTTGGTGGCTAAACTGGTAAACACCGGTAAACTAAAAATTACATTTTCTATTCCTGAAAAGTACGCTTCACAAGTAAAAACAGGATCATCGATTGATTTTACCGTTTCAGGTTCTGACAAAGTCTATTCAGCAAAAACATACGCTATCGAACCGGAAGTTGAAGTAGCTACACGTACACTGCAAGTTCGCGCTATTGCTGATAATATTGACGGAAAACTTTTTCCAGGAACTTTTGCCGATGTAAAATTGCCTTTAAACATTATAAAAGACGCTATCGTAGTGCCTTCAGAAGCAATTATTCCGGTACAAAGCGGTAAAAAAGTATACATCGCCAATAATGGTAAGGCCAAAGAAGTTATGGTGGATGCTACTACAAGAACGGACTCTTCTATTTTAATTTTATCGGGATTAAAAGCCGGAGATACTTTAATTACAAGTGGTGTGATGTCGTTAAAAAATGAAGCTCCCGTAAAAGTTAACGTAAAAAAGTCGTAA
- the recG gene encoding ATP-dependent DNA helicase RecG: MSNNLLETPIEYLKGVGPSRGQLLRKELGIHKYGDLVNFYPNRYIDRTRYYKINELQNTGSEVQIIGKIINIKTVEFAKNKKRLVATFVDDTGQIDLNWFQGHKWVRESLKLNEVCVIFGKCSLYGSQFSMAHPEIELWSEHERSLRSAMQPVYPSTETLANKGISNRTINKLMEQLFLETQALFTETFPAYLIEELRLISKRAALFNIHFPKSTDALAKAQYRLKFEELFFIQLQLITKNLIRKHKIKGHPFVKVGEFFNEFYQHHLPFQLTNAQKRVVKEIRSDMGSNAQMNRLLQGDVGSGKTIVAFMSMLLAIDNGFQACLMAPTEILANQHFIGLSELAKTLNINIKLLTGSSKTAARKIIHEELENGSLQILIGTHALLEDKVKFQNLGLAVIDEQHRFGVEQRSKLWKKNEIPPHVLVMTATPIPRTLAMSLYGDLDISVIDELPPGRKPIQTVHRYDSNRLKVWKFLRDEIALGRQIYIVYPLIQESEKMDFKDLMDGYESISRDFPLPQYSISILHGKMKPADKDAEMKRFSEGKTNIMVATTVIEVGVNVPNASVMIIESAERFGLSQLHQLRGRVGRGAEQSYCILMTSFKLSSDSKTRMETMVQTNDGFEIAEVDLKLRGPGDLMGTQQSGVLNLQIADIVRDRDILSTARNYAMKILKEDGPLQKPEHAILKAVFIELTKKKNIWNYIS; encoded by the coding sequence ATGTCTAATAATCTCCTTGAAACCCCAATCGAATACTTAAAAGGCGTTGGTCCGAGTCGTGGACAGCTGCTTCGTAAGGAATTGGGAATTCATAAGTATGGAGATTTAGTTAATTTTTACCCCAACAGGTATATCGACCGGACGCGTTATTATAAAATTAATGAACTTCAAAATACCGGTTCTGAGGTGCAGATTATTGGAAAGATAATCAACATTAAAACGGTTGAATTTGCGAAGAATAAAAAACGTCTGGTGGCTACTTTTGTAGATGATACAGGGCAAATTGACTTGAATTGGTTTCAGGGACACAAATGGGTTCGCGAGAGTTTGAAACTGAATGAAGTTTGTGTGATTTTTGGAAAATGTTCGTTGTATGGAAGCCAGTTCAGTATGGCGCATCCCGAAATCGAATTGTGGAGCGAGCACGAAAGAAGCCTTCGCTCGGCCATGCAACCGGTTTATCCTTCAACAGAAACTCTGGCCAATAAAGGCATCTCAAACCGAACCATTAACAAATTAATGGAGCAATTGTTTCTGGAGACTCAGGCTTTGTTTACAGAGACTTTTCCAGCCTATTTAATCGAAGAACTAAGACTTATTTCAAAGAGAGCGGCTCTGTTTAACATTCATTTTCCAAAAAGTACCGATGCTTTGGCTAAAGCCCAATATCGCTTAAAATTTGAAGAGCTGTTTTTTATACAACTGCAGTTAATAACCAAAAATCTAATTCGGAAACACAAAATCAAAGGACATCCTTTTGTAAAAGTGGGTGAATTTTTCAATGAATTTTACCAGCATCACCTGCCCTTTCAGCTAACAAACGCTCAAAAAAGAGTGGTGAAAGAAATTCGCTCCGACATGGGAAGTAATGCCCAAATGAATCGATTGTTACAGGGAGACGTAGGTTCCGGAAAAACGATTGTCGCTTTTATGAGTATGCTTTTGGCCATAGACAACGGTTTCCAAGCCTGTCTGATGGCTCCGACAGAAATCCTTGCCAATCAGCATTTTATCGGATTGTCGGAATTAGCTAAAACACTAAATATCAACATAAAACTCCTAACTGGTTCAAGTAAAACTGCAGCCAGAAAGATCATTCATGAAGAACTCGAAAACGGAAGTTTACAGATCTTAATTGGTACACATGCACTTTTGGAAGACAAGGTAAAGTTTCAAAATTTAGGTCTTGCTGTAATTGACGAGCAGCATCGTTTTGGTGTAGAACAACGTTCGAAATTGTGGAAGAAGAATGAAATTCCGCCGCACGTTTTGGTGATGACCGCGACCCCTATTCCGCGAACTTTAGCGATGAGTTTGTACGGTGATCTGGACATTTCGGTAATTGACGAATTACCTCCGGGACGAAAACCCATTCAAACCGTTCATCGCTACGACAGCAATCGTCTGAAAGTATGGAAATTCCTGCGCGACGAAATTGCCCTGGGAAGACAAATTTATATCGTTTATCCGTTGATTCAGGAATCGGAAAAAATGGATTTCAAAGATCTGATGGACGGTTACGAAAGTATTTCCCGTGATTTTCCATTGCCGCAGTATTCGATTTCGATCTTACATGGAAAAATGAAACCTGCCGATAAAGATGCTGAAATGAAACGCTTTTCGGAAGGTAAAACCAATATTATGGTCGCAACAACCGTAATTGAGGTGGGTGTTAATGTGCCTAACGCGAGTGTAATGATTATCGAAAGTGCCGAACGTTTCGGATTGTCTCAGCTGCATCAGCTGCGAGGACGTGTGGGACGTGGAGCAGAACAAAGTTATTGCATACTTATGACGAGTTTCAAGTTGAGCTCTGACAGTAAAACCCGAATGGAAACAATGGTTCAGACTAACGATGGGTTCGAAATTGCCGAAGTAGATCTTAAGCTGCGCGGCCCGGGCGATTTAATGGGGACTCAGCAAAGCGGTGTTTTAAACCTTCAGATAGCCGATATAGTCCGTGACAGGGATATTTTAAGTACGGCTCGTAATTATGCCATGAAGATTTTAAAAGAAGACGGCCCGCTTCAAAAACCGGAACATGCCATCCTTAAAGCTGTTTTTATCGAGCTGACTAAAAAGAAGAATATTTGGAATTATATTAGTTAG
- a CDS encoding PAS domain-containing protein: MDNRITRPIPSDREVDWIRTKVLLSKTDTKGTILYANEAFIDVSGYDEHELIGHAHNIVRHPDMPKVIFKFLWDSIKSSQNIHVIIKNMSKTGRYYWVVTDFKIIADGDGEIVGYFGTRKAVPDEIITKFIEPLYKKLLHIEEASGMGAAEDYLIGFLEERKKTYTEYVDHLIATGKDDKNKISKGLFSGLFEKKSAPKK, translated from the coding sequence ATGGACAACAGAATTACCCGCCCGATTCCATCAGACAGAGAGGTCGACTGGATCAGAACCAAAGTATTATTAAGTAAAACCGATACAAAAGGAACTATTTTATATGCAAACGAAGCGTTTATTGACGTTTCGGGATATGATGAGCATGAATTAATCGGTCACGCTCATAATATAGTGCGACATCCTGATATGCCCAAAGTGATTTTTAAATTCTTATGGGACAGTATTAAATCGAGTCAGAATATCCATGTCATTATCAAAAATATGTCTAAAACAGGGCGCTATTATTGGGTTGTAACCGATTTTAAAATTATAGCTGATGGTGACGGAGAAATTGTTGGCTATTTCGGAACCAGAAAGGCGGTACCGGACGAAATCATTACAAAGTTTATTGAGCCTTTGTACAAAAAATTGCTGCATATCGAAGAAGCAAGCGGAATGGGCGCTGCCGAAGACTATTTGATTGGCTTTTTAGAAGAGCGCAAAAAAACATACACCGAGTATGTAGATCATTTGATCGCTACAGGCAAAGACGATAAAAACAAAATAAGCAAAGGGCTTTTTAGTGGTCTTTTCGAAAAGAAATCAGCCCCTAAAAAATAA
- a CDS encoding TlpA family protein disulfide reductase: MLKKLLVGLWMALLVAAISFLFWQNEFKYSLPTPVPKNYKEIAVGSRVDLKCCVADRKPIFIHFFNPDCPCSRFNIPHVSELIKKYGDQINFKIVVLNKEKTFTIEEIQDKFDAKIPVYFDQSIAKNCGVFSTPQAVLLDGSQQLYYRGNYNKTRYCTNADSNYAQMAIDALLKQNHSPSFDALALRAYGCSLPKCNK; the protein is encoded by the coding sequence ATGCTAAAAAAATTACTAGTTGGTTTATGGATGGCATTGTTAGTTGCCGCTATATCGTTTTTGTTTTGGCAAAACGAATTTAAATACAGTTTACCTACACCGGTTCCTAAAAACTACAAAGAGATAGCCGTAGGAAGTAGAGTTGACTTAAAGTGCTGCGTCGCAGACCGAAAACCTATTTTTATCCACTTTTTTAATCCCGATTGTCCTTGTTCGCGTTTTAACATTCCTCATGTAAGCGAGCTCATTAAGAAATATGGTGATCAGATTAATTTTAAAATCGTAGTACTCAACAAAGAAAAAACATTTACCATAGAAGAAATTCAGGATAAGTTTGACGCTAAGATTCCGGTTTACTTTGATCAGAGTATCGCCAAAAACTGTGGTGTATTCTCTACTCCGCAGGCTGTGCTACTGGACGGTTCACAGCAGTTGTATTACCGCGGAAACTACAATAAAACCAGGTACTGCACGAATGCCGACAGTAATTATGCTCAAATGGCAATTGATGCTCTATTAAAACAAAATCACTCCCCCTCGTTTGATGCTTTGGCTCTGAGAGCCTACGGATGTTCGCTACCAAAATGCAATAAATAA